The Candidatus Methylacidiphilales bacterium DNA window CGGCTAAAGCTGCAGAATCCATTGGTCGCAATCCAGGAGCGTTCGGCAATATCTTTATCGTCGGACTCCTCGGAATGGCCTTTGTAGAAGGCCTAGCCATTCTGGCCTTCTTCCTATTAAGCAAATAACCCTCCTTACTCCAAGCCTCCCCATTATGGACGCCATCGCAGAGATTCTCCAGAGGTTAGAGGTTAACTGGCCTAAACTCATAGCCCAAGCGGTGAATTTTGGGCTAGTGCTGCTAATCCTTTGGCATTTTGCATTCCGCAAAATCATTCGACTTCTCGATGAGCGCCAACAAAAAATTGCTGAATCCGTTCGCAATGCCGAACGGATTCAGCAAGAATTAGCTCAAGCCGAGCAGCAGCGTAAAGACATCCTTTCCCGAGCGAACGAACAAGCCAACGCCCTCATCGCCGAAGCTATGAAGACAGCTGAAGCTCAGTCTCAACGCAAAATCCAAGAGGCCATACGATCTGCAGAGATCCTCATTCAAAAAGCCAAAGAAGCCATTGAGCTCGACCGGCAAAAAATGATGACTGAGCTAAAAGCAGAGATCGCGCGCCTAGTCGTTCAGACCACCGCCAAAGTCGTCTCTATCACCCTCACCGAAGATGATCATCGTCGCTTACGAGAAGAAGCAGCTCGGCAGTTAGCCGAAACACTGCGCTAGCTCAAACTTTCACTTTAGTGAATAACCCTACTCCTGATACCCCTCGCCATATCGCTCTGGTAGGCATGATGGGTTCTGGAAAGACAACTGTAGGACGTTACCTAGCCAAATTAATCCACTGGCCGTATCACGACATCGATCACATCATAGAGAGAGAGACTGGGCAATCTATCGCTGAGATCTTCGATACCATGGGGGAGGCCTTTTTCCGCAGACACGAGCTTGAGGTAATTGAGCGACTGCCAGGTTCAGAACTCAGTGTCGTATCAACTGGAGGCGGCCTATTCATTCAAGAACGGCCGCGTGAAATTTTACTCACCCACGCCTACTGCATATACTTACAAGCCTCTCCACAGGTGCTCTGGGAACGAGTGCGTTTCTCAGAAAATCGTCCACTTCTACAAAAACCAGACCCCCAAAAAATTCTCGCTGATCTGCTTTCTAAACGTGATCCGATCTATCGTCTTGCCCACTACACTCTCAACATCGAAGGAAAAACCATCGAAGCGATTGCTCAGGAAATCGTGACTCATCTCCCCTTCAAAATCACGATCCCGCCCAGTAATCAGCAATAAAAATAAGCCCGAGCGTTACAGCAGCAGCTAGCTTGATTGCCGTGAGGATTAAAAACGATCCTCCAGCGCCGATGCCAACTTTAAAGGATTCAGGCAAGGAATTTCTTCCTGCCAAAAGTTCACCCCCGATAGCACCGATCATCGGTCCAAAGATAATTCCAATAGGAAAGAAGAAAACCCCGATAATCCCTCCTACCAACGCGCCCAGCATTCCCCACCGCGTGCCCCCGAAAAGCTTAGCTCCAAGCATCCCAGCAAAAAATTCAGCGACCCATAATCCTATCCACGCGACCGCCGCCGCCACAACTAGAATGTTCTCAATCCTGTCAGGCTGGAGCAGCTTCACAGCAGCGATCACAAAGAAAATCAACCCCAACCCAGGAATCATCGGCAAAAGTGTGCCAAGTATCCCTACACTGACTCCCAAGACGGCACATGCGAAAGTGAACCACGTCTCGTTGAGCATACCTCAACGCACGCAGACACCGCTGTAACCGGTTCCAAACTTTGAAAGCCGACCTCGTGCCGTGAGCCTTAGCTCCTCATTGCGACAATATTGCATCAAAAAGGTTGGTGTGGATACATGGATCGTGCGCTTGGGAAAGTCGGTCTCGTGATAGAAAAAATAAGGCAACCCCGGCTCATGACGCGGCATCGTAATCAGGGCCGACAAAAGCCCCATATTCTCTACATGAATCAATTCCCCAGCCATGAAATAAAGCACCGGTCCGATCTTATTTTCCGGCTGGAGCAACATCACACCACTGAGTTTTTCATCATGGATAAATTGTATAATCCGAAACAGCGGCAAATCCGCCAACACACCCGAAAAACGCAACCGCCGGTGTGTGGCATAGTGCGAACTCGGATTCAAGATGCGAATTGTCGTACGAAAATTAGAGAACGTCGGCCGCTCCCGACAAAGCTGAAGTTCATGCGACACAATGCAAAACATCTCCCCAAAATTCAGCACCTGATGATGCACCCGTTGGCCATCAATGTAAGTGCCGTGCGTGCTCGCTAAATCCACTAGGATCACCTCATTACCACTGTGCTTGAGCACTGCATGCTCGCGGCTCACGCGGTGATCATCGAAAACGATATCGTTGACTTCCAATCGCCCTATCCGAGCCGATGTAAACGGTTTCAACTCATATACCCGCACGCCATCAATCAAAAGCCACACCGAGTCCAGCGTTTTCTTTGGTATTTTTGATGACTCCTCAGATGCGAAATCGACGTCACCGGGTTGCTCAACTTCAGTGGAAGATAACTTCTGGGCGGACATAAAAATCACTCGAATTATTACACTACACTGCAGAAAATCAAGCAAAAATCACTCATACAAGCAATTTTGTTAAATTTCGTTGACAATACAACCGATAGTTTTATCTCTGCACTGCCCTTAATCGTGCTAATCGTTTTGCAATGTCAGCACTGTCTCCTTTCATAGATTGGCAAATCCAACCCCGCTCTCGTCGTTGTGCACTGACCCATAATCCTTTTCAGGAAGGAGAAATAGTTTACTCAATTCTCGCCCGAGCATCAGCAAAAGAGAATTGGCATCGGCTCGATTATTCCGCGCAGGCATGGTCTCAACGCCCGTCTAACCTCGAAATCCTATGCCAATGGCAATCTCGCTACAAACTACCCCAAGAGCCTAAACCTGCTCC harbors:
- a CDS encoding DUF456 domain-containing protein, producing MLNETWFTFACAVLGVSVGILGTLLPMIPGLGLIFFVIAAVKLLQPDRIENILVVAAAVAWIGLWVAEFFAGMLGAKLFGGTRWGMLGALVGGIIGVFFFPIGIIFGPMIGAIGGELLAGRNSLPESFKVGIGAGGSFLILTAIKLAAAVTLGLIFIADYWAGS
- the atpF gene encoding F0F1 ATP synthase subunit B; translation: MDAIAEILQRLEVNWPKLIAQAVNFGLVLLILWHFAFRKIIRLLDERQQKIAESVRNAERIQQELAQAEQQRKDILSRANEQANALIAEAMKTAEAQSQRKIQEAIRSAEILIQKAKEAIELDRQKMMTELKAEIARLVVQTTAKVVSITLTEDDHRRLREEAARQLAETLR
- a CDS encoding shikimate kinase, encoding MNNPTPDTPRHIALVGMMGSGKTTVGRYLAKLIHWPYHDIDHIIERETGQSIAEIFDTMGEAFFRRHELEVIERLPGSELSVVSTGGGLFIQERPREILLTHAYCIYLQASPQVLWERVRFSENRPLLQKPDPQKILADLLSKRDPIYRLAHYTLNIEGKTIEAIAQEIVTHLPFKITIPPSNQQ
- a CDS encoding ATP synthase F0 subunit C, with the protein product MNPTLIAEAISQISINGNQIAAGMVGLGAAFGVAMVAAKAAESIGRNPGAFGNIFIVGLLGMAFVEGLAILAFFLLSK
- a CDS encoding FHA domain-containing protein; its protein translation is MSAQKLSSTEVEQPGDVDFASEESSKIPKKTLDSVWLLIDGVRVYELKPFTSARIGRLEVNDIVFDDHRVSREHAVLKHSGNEVILVDLASTHGTYIDGQRVHHQVLNFGEMFCIVSHELQLCRERPTFSNFRTTIRILNPSSHYATHRRLRFSGVLADLPLFRIIQFIHDEKLSGVMLLQPENKIGPVLYFMAGELIHVENMGLLSALITMPRHEPGLPYFFYHETDFPKRTIHVSTPTFLMQYCRNEELRLTARGRLSKFGTGYSGVCVR